The Allorhodopirellula heiligendammensis genome includes a window with the following:
- a CDS encoding glycosyltransferase family 4 protein — MKIVFLTAGAAGMYCGSCMHDNSLAKAMRAIGDDVLLQPVYTPIRTDEPGIASDQIFLGGIQVYLLQQIPLLRWVPRGLRSWLDRPGIIGAATRNAVGTDPAKLGDLTLSMLRGEHGRQASEVERLVRWLETEHRPDAIILSNLLIGGVIPSIAERLPDTKIIVVLQGDDIFLDQLPDNVRRKAILLCQELAESVDTFVTYSRFYRDKMCGLLSIPAEKFEIHPLSIDLKPFGEVDLVAAASVADGLPTPHTKVAGEFRVGYFARIAPEKGLHLLVQAFERLAGDPNNAHITLHAAGWLGDHHRPYLDELQGKLKAANLAERFIYHGSPSLDEKVSLMRSFDLLSVPAPYEDPKGLFLLEAMAAGVPVLQPAHGAFVELVEATGGGECYPPHDPGELAARIVALSRSAERLTEFQSVAQHRLKQNHSIEAAAVRMHETCRAR; from the coding sequence TTGAAAATCGTCTTTCTAACCGCCGGAGCCGCTGGCATGTATTGCGGCAGCTGCATGCACGACAACTCGCTCGCCAAAGCGATGCGGGCGATCGGTGACGACGTCTTGTTGCAGCCTGTCTACACACCCATCCGCACCGACGAGCCCGGTATCGCGTCGGACCAAATCTTCCTCGGCGGGATTCAAGTGTACTTGCTGCAGCAGATTCCGTTGCTGCGTTGGGTTCCCCGCGGCCTGCGGTCGTGGCTTGATCGACCTGGGATCATCGGCGCGGCAACCCGGAACGCCGTCGGCACCGATCCAGCCAAGCTCGGCGACTTGACGCTATCGATGTTGCGGGGTGAGCACGGACGCCAGGCCAGTGAGGTCGAGCGGCTCGTCCGCTGGCTTGAAACTGAGCATCGGCCCGATGCGATTATTCTAAGTAACCTATTGATTGGCGGTGTGATTCCCTCCATCGCCGAGCGTTTGCCCGACACCAAAATCATTGTCGTCTTGCAGGGTGATGATATCTTTCTAGATCAACTGCCCGACAACGTTCGTCGCAAAGCGATCTTGTTATGCCAAGAGCTAGCCGAGAGCGTCGACACGTTCGTGACCTACAGTCGTTTTTACCGAGACAAAATGTGCGGGCTGTTGAGCATCCCAGCGGAGAAGTTCGAGATCCATCCGCTGTCGATCGATCTGAAGCCGTTTGGGGAGGTGGACTTGGTCGCCGCGGCCTCGGTGGCCGATGGGTTGCCCACGCCGCACACGAAAGTTGCGGGCGAGTTCCGCGTCGGCTATTTCGCTCGGATTGCTCCTGAGAAGGGTTTGCATCTGCTGGTGCAGGCGTTTGAACGCTTGGCCGGTGATCCAAACAACGCCCATATCACGCTGCACGCGGCAGGGTGGCTGGGCGATCACCATCGTCCCTATTTGGACGAACTGCAAGGCAAACTGAAAGCGGCAAATTTGGCCGAGCGTTTCATCTACCACGGCAGTCCGTCACTGGACGAGAAAGTATCGCTGATGCGAAGCTTCGACTTGTTGAGTGTTCCTGCCCCATATGAGGATCCCAAGGGGCTGTTCCTGCTCGAAGCCATGGCCGCTGGCGTGCCGGTGTTGCAGCCTGCCCACGGAGCATTTGTCGAACTGGTTGAAGCGACGGGTGGTGGCGAGTGCTATCCACCTCACGATCCCGGCGAGCTGGCTGCACGCATTGTCGCCCTCAGTCGCAGTGCCGAGCGGTTAACGGAGTTTCAAAGCGTCGCCCAGCACCGTTTGAAGCAAAATCACAGCATCGAAGCCGCTGCTGTACGCATGCATGAAACCTGTCGGGCGCGGTAG
- a CDS encoding DUF3299 domain-containing protein: MSTEVQPFSAPETVDFPYRAISRGAIWSIVFFVFALIGLVPTFAPLLVLAIPGIIFAAVGLRSIARYPDEYSGYGLAMFGLVACSLLFFGGVGQNVYIYLTEVPDGYERVQFYELQADAKEQDQPTETAIAIDGKPVFLKGYIHPSSGSGMLRQFILVPDLGTCCFGGQPRSSDMIEVKLPPGQTVRANLLKRKLAGQFHVNRIAQKKADFDHAIFYKMQVDQFK; this comes from the coding sequence ATGTCCACTGAAGTTCAGCCGTTTTCCGCTCCGGAGACCGTCGATTTTCCGTATCGGGCCATCAGTCGCGGAGCAATCTGGTCGATCGTGTTTTTCGTGTTCGCGTTGATTGGGTTGGTGCCGACGTTTGCTCCCCTGCTGGTTTTAGCGATCCCTGGAATTATCTTTGCCGCCGTTGGGCTGCGGTCGATTGCCCGGTATCCCGATGAGTACAGCGGCTATGGGTTGGCGATGTTCGGGCTCGTTGCCTGCTCATTGCTGTTCTTTGGAGGAGTCGGTCAGAACGTCTACATCTATCTGACGGAAGTCCCCGATGGCTACGAGAGGGTGCAGTTCTATGAATTGCAAGCAGATGCCAAGGAGCAGGATCAGCCGACTGAGACGGCGATCGCGATTGACGGAAAACCGGTCTTTCTGAAAGGATATATTCATCCTAGTAGCGGCAGTGGGATGCTACGTCAGTTCATCCTGGTGCCTGATTTGGGGACGTGCTGCTTCGGAGGTCAGCCCCGGAGCAGCGATATGATCGAAGTCAAACTGCCGCCCGGCCAGACCGTCCGTGCGAACCTGCTCAAGCGAAAGCTGGCGGGTCAGTTCCATGTCAATCGTATCGCTCAGAAGAAGGCCGATTTCGATCATGCCATTTTCTATAAGATGCAGGTAGACCAGTTTAAATGA
- a CDS encoding DUF3299 domain-containing protein: MMPTQRHAASVPQIAQVAFSLAAVVLAAALTSTSWADEPAGKPLSIIEQRRAIMRGDAAGRTKVEERKSSQADLEKGDISFDDLKFDIEKDEAFDPKKLTDTLRFLNGRTVKLSGYILPSTLFKETDINEFVLVRDNQECCFGPGAALFDAVMVEMVPGKSTDFVTRPVTVKGKFVFDPKKYKYPPGVGPNGASHFAVFRIEGVQVQ, from the coding sequence ATGATGCCCACGCAACGCCACGCCGCTTCCGTTCCCCAGATCGCGCAGGTCGCGTTCTCACTCGCTGCGGTCGTCTTGGCTGCGGCGCTTACGTCGACCAGTTGGGCTGATGAGCCCGCCGGCAAACCGCTCTCGATTATCGAGCAGCGCCGGGCGATCATGCGGGGTGACGCGGCGGGTCGTACCAAGGTCGAGGAACGCAAAAGCAGTCAGGCGGACTTAGAGAAAGGAGATATCTCCTTCGATGATCTCAAGTTCGATATTGAGAAAGACGAGGCTTTCGACCCGAAAAAGCTGACCGACACGTTGCGGTTTCTGAACGGCCGGACGGTGAAACTGAGCGGCTACATTCTGCCCAGCACACTGTTTAAGGAAACCGATATCAATGAATTTGTGCTGGTTCGCGATAATCAGGAATGCTGTTTCGGCCCTGGCGCGGCACTATTTGACGCCGTGATGGTGGAGATGGTCCCAGGCAAATCCACTGACTTCGTGACCCGCCCCGTCACCGTGAAGGGCAAATTCGTCTTCGATCCTAAGAAATACAAATATCCGCCGGGAGTTGGTCCCAACGGAGCCAGCCATTTCGCGGTCTTTCGCATCGAGGGTGTGCAAGTACAGTAG
- the sdhB gene encoding succinate dehydrogenase iron-sulfur subunit, with protein sequence MTAPQPSSKNRPQSINVRVLRQHEPGGKSYWELHKVKYEREMNVISVLQRIAAQSTTVDGQKVTPVAWDCGCLEEVCGACTMVINGRVRQSCSALVDRLLVENPDEIVLEPMSKFPVVRDLVVDRARLFRGLKRIKGWVPVDSYYNLGPGERIPQQEQERNYPLSQCMSCGCCLEACPQYQKIELTQAEGESDEAFEQRRNEEFDKAFIGAAGISQAMLFNNHPTGKTLAADRLEALSGPGGISTCGNAQNCVAVCPKEIPLTTSIARTGRATTLHAIKKWFER encoded by the coding sequence ATGACCGCGCCGCAACCTTCGAGTAAGAATCGTCCCCAATCCATCAACGTCCGTGTCCTTCGCCAGCACGAACCGGGTGGAAAATCATATTGGGAACTACACAAGGTCAAGTACGAGCGCGAGATGAATGTCATCAGCGTGCTGCAGCGAATCGCCGCGCAGTCCACCACAGTCGACGGCCAAAAGGTGACACCGGTTGCTTGGGATTGCGGATGCCTTGAAGAGGTATGTGGCGCCTGCACGATGGTGATCAACGGTCGCGTGCGACAGAGCTGCAGTGCACTGGTCGATCGCTTGCTCGTAGAAAATCCCGATGAGATCGTGCTCGAACCGATGAGTAAATTCCCGGTCGTCCGCGACTTGGTCGTTGACCGAGCGAGGCTCTTCCGCGGGCTCAAGCGAATCAAGGGCTGGGTCCCCGTCGACAGCTATTACAATCTGGGCCCAGGCGAACGGATTCCGCAGCAGGAACAGGAACGCAACTATCCGCTCAGCCAGTGCATGAGTTGCGGCTGCTGCCTGGAAGCGTGCCCACAGTACCAAAAAATCGAACTGACGCAGGCCGAGGGCGAGAGCGACGAAGCGTTCGAGCAGCGCCGAAACGAAGAATTCGACAAGGCCTTCATCGGCGCTGCGGGAATTTCACAGGCGATGCTGTTCAACAACCATCCAACGGGCAAAACGCTCGCCGCCGACCGGCTTGAGGCCCTGTCAGGCCCCGGAGGCATTTCCACCTGCGGGAACGCCCAGAACTGCGTGGCAGTATGCCCGAAGGAAATCCCACTGACCACCTCGATCGCTCGTACTGGGCGAGCGACCACGCTGCACGCGATCAAAAAGTGGTTCGAGCGATAA
- the sdhA gene encoding succinate dehydrogenase flavoprotein subunit: MAASNQPARVVVIGGGLAGLASTMKLCELGATVDLISLTPVKRSHSVCAQGGINSCNDQTRQLGDAEWNHLDDTVYGGDFLNHQPPVKEMAMWAPKVIELMDRLGVPFNRTEEGFIDRRRFGGTLFKRTAFAGATTGQQLLYALDEQVRRREAEGSVRKFEFWDFLGPIQDETGRCRGAVAQNMTTMEIRAFPADAVVVATGGCGLIYGRSTMSVFCTGSAASRCFQAGAKYGNAEFIQVHPTAIPGADKLRLMSESARGEGGRVWVPRKAQDPREPKQIPAADRYYFLEERYPEYGNLVPRDIATREIFDICVNEGLSVESDRMCVYLDLTHIPRAELDRKLGGILEIYEKFQGVDPRDEPMKIFPAVHYSMGGLWADYVKSADGGLEAGAPRNHMTSIEGLYAMGECDYHYHGANRLGANSLLSCIFTGLFTGSSIINYAAAQTSGADDVPEALLASAVKAQQDRHDHLLHGNKDSDENPYLIHQELGELMTRVATVVRKNDQLSEAIEKVNELHERVMKVNLADTGAWTNQNVVFAKALQDMFPIAKALLKGALQRDECRGAHFKPDFIKPPLTSEDPVERRRQAEAWCDAFQANNEKYLKSTIATWNATTNQPELTYEDVDTSLIPPRPRLYGLVGAEAIEEVWNERAAALAANNPSSHLASSH, from the coding sequence ATGGCAGCGTCCAATCAACCCGCCCGCGTGGTCGTCATCGGTGGCGGACTCGCCGGACTCGCATCGACGATGAAGCTCTGCGAACTCGGCGCGACGGTCGATCTGATCAGCCTGACACCCGTCAAGCGTTCGCACAGCGTGTGCGCACAAGGCGGCATCAACAGTTGCAACGACCAGACCCGCCAACTCGGTGATGCGGAATGGAACCACCTCGATGACACGGTCTATGGCGGTGACTTCCTCAATCACCAGCCGCCCGTCAAAGAGATGGCGATGTGGGCGCCGAAGGTTATCGAATTGATGGACCGCCTCGGCGTGCCATTCAACCGTACCGAAGAGGGTTTCATTGATCGTCGCCGCTTCGGCGGAACCCTGTTCAAACGAACCGCATTTGCCGGTGCCACGACAGGCCAGCAATTGCTCTATGCACTCGACGAACAAGTTCGCCGCCGCGAAGCTGAAGGTTCCGTTCGCAAGTTTGAATTCTGGGACTTCCTTGGCCCTATTCAGGATGAGACGGGACGCTGTCGCGGTGCGGTGGCGCAAAACATGACAACGATGGAGATTCGAGCTTTTCCCGCCGACGCGGTTGTCGTCGCTACCGGCGGCTGCGGACTGATTTACGGCCGCAGCACCATGAGCGTGTTCTGCACCGGTAGCGCCGCCAGTCGCTGCTTTCAAGCGGGCGCGAAATACGGCAATGCTGAATTCATTCAGGTGCACCCCACCGCCATTCCCGGGGCGGACAAACTGCGATTGATGAGTGAATCCGCCCGAGGAGAAGGTGGACGGGTATGGGTACCGCGAAAAGCCCAGGACCCTCGCGAACCCAAACAGATTCCGGCTGCCGATCGCTACTACTTCCTCGAGGAACGCTACCCCGAATACGGCAACCTGGTGCCGCGGGATATCGCCACCCGCGAGATTTTCGATATCTGCGTCAATGAAGGACTCAGTGTCGAATCCGACCGCATGTGCGTCTATCTCGACCTGACACACATCCCTCGCGCCGAACTTGATCGCAAGCTCGGCGGAATTCTGGAAATCTACGAGAAATTCCAGGGCGTGGACCCGCGAGACGAGCCGATGAAAATCTTCCCTGCGGTGCACTACAGCATGGGCGGGTTGTGGGCCGATTACGTCAAGAGCGCTGACGGGGGACTCGAAGCCGGCGCGCCGCGAAACCACATGACGAGCATTGAGGGTTTGTACGCGATGGGCGAGTGCGACTACCACTACCACGGCGCCAATCGGCTCGGCGCCAACTCGCTGCTTTCGTGTATTTTCACTGGTTTGTTTACCGGCTCGTCCATCATCAATTACGCGGCCGCGCAAACCTCCGGAGCTGACGATGTGCCCGAGGCACTGCTCGCCAGCGCCGTCAAAGCCCAGCAGGATCGCCATGATCACTTGCTGCATGGCAACAAGGACAGCGATGAAAACCCGTATCTGATCCACCAGGAGCTCGGCGAACTGATGACCCGCGTCGCGACCGTGGTGCGCAAAAATGATCAGTTGTCCGAAGCGATCGAGAAAGTGAATGAACTTCACGAGCGGGTAATGAAAGTCAACCTCGCCGACACAGGCGCGTGGACGAACCAAAATGTCGTATTCGCCAAAGCGCTGCAGGACATGTTCCCCATTGCCAAGGCGTTACTCAAAGGTGCACTGCAGCGAGATGAATGCCGGGGCGCTCACTTTAAACCTGACTTCATCAAACCACCACTCACATCGGAAGACCCGGTCGAGCGACGCCGCCAAGCCGAAGCATGGTGCGATGCATTCCAAGCGAACAACGAAAAGTACCTCAAGAGCACGATCGCGACGTGGAATGCCACAACCAATCAACCTGAATTGACGTATGAAGATGTCGACACTTCGCTGATCCCGCCGCGTCCGCGACTTTACGGTCTCGTTGGCGCCGAGGCGATCGAAGAGGTCTGGAACGAGCGAGCCGCTGCTTTGGCCGCCAACAATCCGTCCAGCCATCTCGCCAGCTCGCACTGA